In a genomic window of Planctomycetia bacterium:
- a CDS encoding iron-containing alcohol dehydrogenase family protein, with protein sequence MLKPTQIAIPTLVRVKAGALDRLGIYLRRNEHFKVAVLQSQGLNATLSDRVRRSLADQSIEIAALIDVAQNDLESAARWFTDLPPDIAAIVGVGGGKALDIAKYVGFLSRKPYYAVPTSLSNDGFCSPQSSLTIRDKRRSLPAALPFAVVIDTAVCQAAPTALTLSGVGDLVAKFTAVADWKLSFHATDEPVNDFAALLSDGSIHAYLSHPALDLEGIRLLATSLMLNGIAMELSGSSRPASGSEHLISHALDMISARPRLHGLQVGVACYVVSQLQQENTARIAGLFDAVGFWDAIASDPFSRREWLEAVRIAPSLKSGFYTILSSRDAVPEVDRILRQDPRLERCFQD encoded by the coding sequence ATGCTGAAGCCGACTCAGATTGCGATCCCCACGTTGGTCCGAGTGAAAGCCGGCGCGCTTGATCGACTTGGAATCTATCTCCGCCGCAACGAGCACTTCAAGGTCGCGGTCCTACAAAGCCAGGGACTGAACGCAACTTTGTCCGATCGCGTTCGTCGCAGTCTGGCTGACCAGTCGATCGAGATCGCCGCGCTGATCGACGTCGCGCAGAACGATCTCGAATCGGCGGCCCGATGGTTCACCGATCTCCCTCCGGACATTGCGGCGATCGTCGGCGTCGGCGGCGGCAAAGCGTTGGACATCGCGAAATACGTCGGCTTCCTGTCAAGAAAGCCGTACTATGCCGTGCCGACGTCCCTCTCGAACGACGGCTTCTGCAGCCCGCAATCGAGCTTGACGATTCGCGACAAACGGCGATCGCTTCCAGCGGCGCTCCCGTTCGCGGTCGTCATCGACACAGCCGTCTGTCAGGCTGCGCCGACTGCGCTCACGCTCTCCGGAGTCGGCGACCTAGTCGCGAAGTTCACTGCCGTTGCCGATTGGAAGTTGTCGTTCCACGCTACCGACGAACCGGTGAACGATTTCGCGGCGCTCCTCTCCGATGGTTCGATTCATGCTTACCTGAGCCATCCGGCCTTGGATCTCGAAGGAATCCGTCTGTTGGCGACTTCGTTGATGCTGAACGGGATTGCCATGGAGTTGAGCGGTTCGTCACGCCCGGCGAGCGGAAGCGAGCATCTCATCTCGCACGCTCTCGATATGATTTCGGCGAGGCCGCGACTGCATGGTCTGCAAGTCGGCGTCGCCTGCTACGTCGTTAGTCAACTGCAGCAGGAAAACACGGCACGCATCGCCGGCTTGTTCGATGCCGTCGGTTTTTGGGACGCGATCGCCTCCGATCCGTTCTCGCGCAGAGAATGGCTCGAAGCGGTCCGCATCGCACCGTCGCTGAAAAGCGGCTTCTACACCATCCTTTCGAGCCGCGATGCAGTGCCCGAAGTCGACCGGATTCTACGGCAGGATCCTCGGCTCGAGCGCTGCTTTCAGGACTGA
- a CDS encoding VCBS repeat-containing protein, which yields MLISLCMPSDPGVVVYLGDFDGDKKTDRAFVSTDDARWYLVLTNSGPDSKSWGSQLPGWPAFGVHIGDFDGDGKADRLYISDVNGKWHIITATGQLGVPGISWGEAMPPGWLKSGIVLADFNGDRKTDRAFVSPIDSKWYVLLTQNGKDAFPLGAPGIPWGSEAAPGWSNEVGVADFNGDGIADRAFLAPGTAKWHIVDTPTRGIIGTWGEQLPGWPDKGVQVADVDGDKKSDRIYITSDGHVHIKRATGELGSSLFAWGAPLPPGWDPKRVVFTDFDGDGKDDPSFVSSEGKWHVVGSLNGQPGVPGISWGSNPFADAAPALRDSFPSSRRLTGLESWKDMARATVVDTNSTLAVHKAGWTTSCSKCVRDVGIGAVVGGTGGVAGGLLGGLGAGFCSDNCERCISDRQTSEKGSPPERIEHPKPEVFGPPDPNER from the coding sequence TTGCTCATTTCATTGTGTATGCCTAGCGATCCCGGTGTCGTCGTTTACCTGGGAGATTTCGACGGCGATAAGAAGACGGATCGCGCTTTTGTCAGTACCGACGACGCGCGCTGGTATCTCGTGCTTACGAATTCGGGTCCTGATTCCAAATCTTGGGGATCGCAACTTCCCGGCTGGCCTGCATTTGGAGTCCACATTGGCGATTTCGACGGAGATGGAAAAGCGGATCGGCTTTATATATCGGACGTCAATGGGAAGTGGCACATCATCACTGCGACTGGCCAATTGGGTGTTCCAGGGATCTCTTGGGGGGAAGCAATGCCGCCCGGATGGCTCAAATCGGGGATCGTCCTGGCCGATTTCAATGGAGATCGCAAAACCGACCGCGCCTTTGTAAGTCCGATAGATTCCAAATGGTATGTGTTGCTTACTCAGAATGGGAAGGATGCGTTCCCTTTAGGAGCGCCAGGAATACCTTGGGGTTCCGAGGCAGCGCCTGGATGGTCAAACGAAGTCGGAGTTGCCGATTTCAACGGTGACGGTATAGCTGATCGAGCATTCTTAGCGCCCGGCACTGCCAAATGGCACATTGTAGATACGCCGACACGCGGCATCATCGGAACCTGGGGTGAACAGCTCCCCGGTTGGCCGGACAAAGGCGTACAAGTCGCGGATGTTGATGGGGACAAAAAGTCAGACCGAATCTATATCACGTCGGATGGTCACGTTCATATCAAGAGGGCTACTGGCGAACTCGGCTCATCTCTATTCGCTTGGGGAGCGCCACTTCCTCCGGGTTGGGATCCAAAAAGAGTCGTGTTCACGGACTTTGACGGCGATGGAAAGGATGATCCGTCGTTTGTTTCATCAGAGGGAAAATGGCACGTCGTTGGATCACTTAATGGGCAGCCGGGAGTACCCGGTATTTCCTGGGGGTCAAATCCATTTGCAGACGCGGCTCCGGCGCTTCGTGACTCATTTCCATCTTCTCGCCGACTTACCGGACTTGAAAGCTGGAAGGACATGGCCCGAGCGACAGTAGTGGATACCAACTCAACTTTAGCGGTTCATAAAGCTGGATGGACTACCTCCTGCTCTAAATGCGTTCGTGACGTAGGAATTGGAGCGGTCGTTGGCGGAACAGGAGGAGTTGCCGGAGGTCTTCTGGGTGGTCTGGGAGCTGGTTTTTGCTCCGATAACTGCGAACGATGTATTTCTGATCGACAAACTTCCGAAAAAGGCTCTCCACCAGAGCGTATTGAACATCCTAAGCCGGAAGTTTTCGGCCCTCCTGATCCGAACGAACGGTAG
- a CDS encoding putative zinc-binding peptidase, translated as MANFFEYITRRLTESWRTEEPSGRSSVFRCRCERPVYFRNSICLGCRAQLGYDPELRRLGALSPGPKPDTWRIDGEDDDAPLQRRCANFDSPAGCNWLTPAAETEPLCRSCRLNRTIPDLGVQENGVLWRKIENAKRRLVSQLLTLGLPVASRVDEDPEHGVMFDFLRSPAEGPRILTGHADGLITLNVEEADDSQREKIRDQMREPYRTLLGHLRHEIGHYYWDRLVDGTPWLEKFRELFGDERQDYAAALKRNYEQGPPADWADRHITSYASVHPWEDWAESWAHYLHVVDSLDTALRFGLRGEDVEAAVEPFSVDDLYNPQVDDAQRVILLVNSWIQLTTVLNELARSMGQHDFYPFVMSRPVLRKMHFIQMIVKEARGGRSLI; from the coding sequence ATGGCGAACTTCTTCGAATACATCACCCGGCGGCTGACGGAATCTTGGCGGACGGAGGAACCCTCGGGCCGCAGCTCCGTGTTTCGCTGTCGATGCGAACGGCCGGTCTACTTTCGCAACAGCATCTGCTTGGGTTGCCGAGCGCAACTGGGGTACGATCCCGAGTTGCGACGGCTCGGCGCCTTATCGCCGGGTCCTAAACCGGACACGTGGCGCATAGACGGAGAAGACGACGATGCGCCGCTGCAGCGACGCTGCGCAAACTTCGATTCGCCGGCGGGATGCAACTGGCTTACGCCCGCTGCGGAAACGGAGCCGCTTTGTCGTTCGTGTCGCCTGAACCGGACGATTCCGGATCTGGGCGTCCAAGAAAACGGAGTGTTGTGGCGCAAGATCGAAAATGCGAAACGCCGCTTGGTCTCTCAGTTGCTCACGCTCGGACTCCCTGTGGCGTCGCGAGTCGACGAAGATCCGGAACACGGCGTCATGTTCGACTTTCTTCGCTCGCCGGCCGAAGGACCGCGGATACTTACCGGCCATGCCGACGGCTTGATCACGCTCAATGTCGAAGAAGCCGACGATTCACAGCGCGAGAAGATCCGTGATCAGATGCGCGAGCCGTATCGTACGCTGCTGGGCCATCTACGACACGAGATCGGCCACTACTATTGGGATCGCTTGGTCGACGGCACACCGTGGCTCGAAAAGTTTCGAGAGCTCTTCGGCGACGAGCGGCAAGACTATGCCGCAGCTCTCAAACGAAATTACGAACAGGGCCCACCGGCGGATTGGGCAGACCGTCACATCACGTCTTACGCTTCGGTCCATCCCTGGGAGGATTGGGCGGAAAGCTGGGCCCACTACCTTCACGTCGTCGATAGTCTCGACACGGCCTTGCGTTTCGGCCTTCGCGGAGAAGACGTCGAGGCCGCCGTCGAACCGTTTTCGGTCGACGATCTCTACAATCCGCAGGTCGATGATGCACAGCGCGTGATCTTACTCGTCAATTCTTGGATCCAACTCACGACGGTGCTCAACGAGTTGGCGCGAAGCATGGGCCAGCACGATTTCTATCCTTTCGTGATGTCCCGACCGGTCCTGCGAAAAATGCACTTTATTCAAATGATCGTGAAAGAAGCCCGCGGCGGCCGCTCGTTGATCTGA
- a CDS encoding 6-phosphofructokinase produces the protein MTQRIAIVTGGGDCPGLNAVIRAAVKAACIRGWEVLGIIGGYEGLLSTDRFIDLDYKSVGGLLTRGGTILGTANRGRYSAKVGHGDSRRLPVELLEETKQGMERLGVSALISIGGDGSLSIAQQMHEHGIPIVGVPKTIDNDLSGTLQTFGFDSAVACATDAIDRLHTTAESHNRVMVLEVMGRYAGWIAIYAGVAGGADVILIPEMPFRYESICAKIEERKQRGRLFTIVVVAEGARPAGTDFITAGDTTKIGEARLGGIGAVVTAEIERLTGIETRCCVLGHLQRGGSPTTFDRALCSIFGAKAVECVAAGEFGKMVAYQGSTVTAIPILDAVNKLKTVDLNGSLATTARALGISLGD, from the coding sequence ATGACCCAGCGCATCGCCATCGTGACCGGCGGCGGAGATTGTCCCGGCTTGAACGCCGTGATTCGGGCAGCCGTGAAGGCGGCTTGCATTCGGGGTTGGGAGGTTCTCGGCATCATCGGCGGCTACGAAGGGTTGCTGTCGACCGATCGCTTCATCGACCTCGACTATAAGAGCGTCGGCGGATTGCTCACGCGCGGCGGCACGATCCTCGGCACCGCCAATCGCGGCAGGTACTCGGCCAAGGTCGGCCACGGCGACTCGCGCCGCTTGCCGGTCGAGCTGCTCGAAGAGACGAAGCAAGGGATGGAGCGGCTCGGCGTGTCGGCGCTGATCTCGATCGGCGGCGACGGTTCGCTAAGCATCGCGCAGCAGATGCACGAGCACGGCATTCCGATCGTCGGCGTGCCGAAAACGATCGACAACGATCTCAGCGGCACGCTGCAGACCTTCGGGTTCGACTCGGCCGTGGCCTGCGCGACCGACGCGATCGACCGACTGCATACTACGGCCGAAAGCCACAACCGCGTGATGGTGCTCGAAGTGATGGGGCGCTACGCCGGCTGGATCGCGATCTACGCGGGGGTCGCCGGCGGAGCCGATGTGATCCTGATTCCCGAGATGCCGTTCCGCTATGAGAGCATCTGCGCGAAGATCGAAGAGCGCAAGCAGCGGGGGCGACTGTTCACGATCGTCGTCGTCGCGGAAGGGGCTCGTCCGGCGGGAACGGACTTCATCACCGCAGGCGACACCACGAAGATCGGCGAGGCGCGGCTCGGCGGCATCGGCGCGGTCGTGACCGCCGAAATCGAAAGATTAACTGGCATCGAAACTCGCTGCTGCGTTCTCGGCCATTTGCAGCGGGGCGGCAGCCCGACGACGTTCGATCGGGCCCTCTGCTCGATCTTCGGCGCGAAGGCGGTCGAGTGCGTGGCGGCAGGCGAGTTCGGAAAGATGGTCGCCTACCAGGGCTCGACCGTCACGGCGATTCCGATCCTCGACGCCGTGAACAAGCTGAAGACCGTCGACCTCAACGGCAGCCTCGCTACGACGGCCCGCGCGCTCGGTATTTCGCTCGGTGACTAA
- a CDS encoding efflux RND transporter permease subunit, giving the protein MFSRFFIDRPIFAAVLSIVMTIAGGVAVLTLPVAQYPEIAPPTVQVSCTYPGASAVVVAETVAAPIEQQVNGVERMLYMSSQCTNDGAYNLTVTFELGTNLDMAQVLVQNRVSMALPTLPDIVKQTGVTTKKKSPNIMLVVNLTSPDGRYDQLYLSNYATINIKDTLARIKGVGDVTFLGQQDYSMRLWLDADRLKAFNLTSGDVVKSLREQNVQVAAGQIGQPPVPSGLSFQYTMTTLGRLVDPERFADIIVKTGDSGQTVRVRDVARVELGAKSQDQTALLDGKPTVGLAVFQLPGSNAVATAEVVRKTMEHLKAEFPDGLQYSIVYDTTPFIEESIHEVYKTLFEAIILVAIVVMVFLQNWRSVIIPLIAVPVSLVGTFAVMAMLGFSLNNISLLGLVLAIGVVVDDAIVVVENVERWIGLGLPPKEAAYKSMEEVTVAVIAIAFGLSAVFIPTAFISGMSGQFYRQFALTIATSTLISAFNSLTLSPALAAILLKPHGAKKDPLTKLLDTTLGWFFRGFNKSFDATTNFYERLVKLCLRGAVIGLAVYVGLLFLTYKGFTTVPTGFVPAQDKGYLLISAQLPDSSSLERTQHVMRRVDEIVKQVPGVAHRIVISGQSFLLNANGSNFGSMYVVLDEFHHRHGKELGADHIASELRKKLYVAIPEAQIGVFGAPPVDGVGNAGGFKIMVKLRGGGELKELQGQVDNLTEKANAQPQLVGVFSMFRANTPQLYLDIDRTKCKTMGVALNDVFDSLQVYLGGYYVNDFNQFDRTWQVNLQADAKFRIDRNDIQKINVRNTAGQMVPLSAVATVEDSSGPVLINRYQNVTAATINGSWKPGVSSGQAMTAMEGVAARELPGNMSTEWTELSYQEKTEGNTAIYIFPLCILFVFLTHAAEYESWTLPLAIILIVPMSLLCALAGAAYRGMDNNIFTQIGFVVLAGLACKNAVLIVEFAKQNREQGTNRFDAAVIASKLRLRPIMMTSFAFILGVVPLMLATGAGAEMRQTLGTSVFAGMLGVTFFGIFLTPIFYFVLQTFSEWWSPHSHHAPHQPPSQDAAHAPSADHTHPG; this is encoded by the coding sequence GTGTTTTCTCGCTTCTTCATCGATCGTCCGATTTTCGCCGCCGTGTTGTCGATCGTGATGACGATCGCCGGCGGCGTCGCCGTGCTGACGTTGCCCGTCGCGCAGTATCCCGAGATCGCGCCGCCGACGGTGCAGGTCTCGTGCACGTATCCCGGCGCGAGCGCCGTGGTCGTCGCCGAAACGGTCGCCGCGCCGATCGAGCAGCAGGTCAACGGCGTCGAGCGGATGTTGTACATGTCGTCGCAATGCACGAACGACGGCGCATACAACCTCACGGTCACGTTCGAGCTCGGCACGAACCTCGACATGGCGCAGGTCTTGGTGCAGAACCGGGTGTCGATGGCGCTGCCGACGCTGCCCGACATCGTCAAGCAGACCGGCGTGACGACGAAGAAGAAGTCGCCGAACATCATGTTGGTCGTCAACCTGACGTCGCCCGACGGCCGCTACGATCAGCTCTACTTGAGCAACTACGCGACGATCAACATCAAAGATACGCTGGCGCGCATCAAGGGAGTCGGCGACGTCACGTTTCTCGGCCAGCAAGACTACAGCATGCGGCTCTGGCTCGACGCGGATCGGCTCAAGGCGTTCAACCTCACAAGCGGCGACGTCGTCAAATCGCTGCGCGAGCAGAACGTGCAGGTCGCGGCGGGGCAGATCGGTCAGCCGCCGGTGCCGAGCGGCCTCAGCTTCCAGTACACGATGACGACGCTCGGTCGACTGGTCGATCCGGAGCGGTTCGCCGATATCATCGTCAAGACCGGCGACTCCGGCCAAACGGTTCGGGTTCGCGACGTCGCGCGGGTCGAGCTCGGCGCCAAGAGCCAAGATCAGACAGCGCTGCTCGATGGCAAGCCGACCGTCGGCTTGGCCGTGTTTCAGCTCCCCGGCTCGAACGCAGTCGCGACGGCCGAAGTCGTGCGGAAGACGATGGAGCATTTGAAGGCAGAGTTCCCCGACGGCCTGCAATACTCGATCGTCTACGATACGACGCCGTTCATTGAAGAATCGATTCACGAAGTCTACAAGACGCTGTTCGAAGCGATCATCTTAGTCGCGATCGTCGTGATGGTGTTCCTGCAGAATTGGCGCTCGGTGATCATTCCGCTGATCGCCGTGCCGGTGTCGCTCGTCGGCACGTTCGCCGTGATGGCGATGCTCGGCTTCAGTTTGAACAACATCTCGCTGCTTGGGCTCGTGCTCGCGATCGGCGTCGTGGTCGACGATGCGATCGTCGTGGTGGAGAACGTCGAGCGCTGGATCGGCCTGGGCTTGCCGCCCAAGGAAGCCGCCTATAAGTCGATGGAAGAAGTGACGGTCGCGGTCATCGCCATCGCGTTCGGCTTGAGCGCGGTGTTTATTCCGACGGCGTTCATCTCCGGCATGTCGGGCCAGTTCTATCGTCAGTTTGCGCTGACGATCGCCACGTCGACCTTGATCTCGGCCTTCAACTCGCTGACGCTCAGCCCGGCGCTCGCCGCGATCTTGCTCAAGCCGCACGGCGCGAAGAAAGACCCGTTGACGAAGCTGCTCGACACGACGCTCGGCTGGTTCTTCCGAGGCTTCAACAAGTCGTTCGACGCGACGACGAATTTCTACGAACGGCTCGTCAAGCTCTGCTTGCGCGGGGCCGTGATCGGCTTGGCCGTGTACGTCGGGCTGCTGTTTCTCACCTACAAGGGCTTCACGACCGTACCGACCGGCTTCGTGCCGGCGCAAGACAAAGGCTACTTGCTCATCTCCGCGCAGCTGCCCGACTCGTCGTCGCTAGAGCGGACGCAGCACGTGATGCGCAGGGTCGACGAAATCGTGAAGCAAGTCCCCGGCGTCGCGCATCGGATCGTCATCTCGGGGCAGTCGTTCCTGCTCAACGCTAACGGCTCGAACTTCGGCTCGATGTACGTCGTGCTCGATGAGTTCCACCACCGGCACGGCAAAGAGTTGGGGGCCGATCACATCGCGAGCGAACTGCGCAAGAAGCTTTACGTCGCGATTCCCGAGGCGCAGATCGGCGTCTTCGGCGCGCCGCCGGTCGACGGTGTCGGCAACGCCGGCGGCTTCAAGATCATGGTCAAGCTCCGCGGCGGCGGCGAGCTCAAGGAACTGCAAGGACAAGTCGACAATCTCACCGAGAAGGCCAACGCGCAGCCGCAACTGGTCGGCGTGTTCAGCATGTTCCGCGCCAACACGCCGCAGCTCTATCTCGACATCGACCGCACGAAATGCAAGACGATGGGCGTAGCGCTCAACGATGTGTTCGATTCGCTGCAAGTTTATCTCGGTGGCTACTACGTCAACGACTTCAATCAGTTCGACCGGACTTGGCAAGTGAACTTGCAGGCCGATGCCAAGTTCCGCATCGATCGCAACGACATTCAGAAGATCAACGTTCGCAACACGGCCGGGCAGATGGTGCCGCTCAGCGCCGTGGCGACGGTCGAAGACTCGTCGGGCCCGGTGTTGATCAATCGCTATCAAAACGTCACGGCGGCGACGATCAACGGCAGTTGGAAGCCGGGCGTCAGCTCGGGCCAAGCCATGACGGCGATGGAAGGAGTCGCCGCCCGAGAACTCCCCGGCAACATGAGCACCGAGTGGACCGAGCTCAGCTATCAGGAGAAGACCGAAGGTAATACGGCGATCTATATCTTCCCACTGTGCATCTTGTTCGTGTTCCTCACGCATGCCGCCGAGTACGAGAGCTGGACGCTGCCGCTGGCGATTATCTTGATCGTGCCGATGAGCTTGCTCTGCGCCTTGGCCGGGGCGGCCTACCGCGGTATGGACAACAACATTTTCACGCAGATCGGGTTCGTCGTGCTCGCGGGCCTGGCGTGTAAAAACGCGGTGCTCATCGTCGAGTTCGCCAAGCAAAACCGGGAGCAAGGGACGAATCGATTCGATGCGGCCGTCATTGCGTCGAAGCTCCGGCTCCGGCCGATCATGATGACGTCGTTCGCGTTCATCCTCGGCGTCGTGCCGTTGATGTTGGCGACCGGTGCCGGTGCCGAGATGCGGCAAACGCTCGGCACCTCGGTCTTCGCCGGCATGCTCGGCGTCACGTTCTTCGGCATCTTCCTCACGCCGATCTTTTACTTCGTCCTACAGACGTTCTCCGAATGGTGGTCGCCGCACTCGCACCATGCTCCGCATCAGCCCCCGTCTCAGGACGCGGCGCACGCTCCGTCGGCCGACCATACTCACCCCGGGTAA
- a CDS encoding efflux RND transporter periplasmic adaptor subunit yields the protein MPCRFVRCFLIASAALLGCTGFLGCNKPPGAAPSGPTATLVTAALPLQREVQDYEDYTGRVAAQYSVDLRARVTGYLDKIEFQDGTEVKAGALLFVIDRRPFKAANDSAVALVAVKKAASAFRDAEFKRNQELIKKSAVSQSEFDQSAAAFEEAKAMVSSSEAESEITKLNLNFTEIHAPIAGVVSNRKLDIGNLVVADQTLLTSIVSVDPVYVNFDVDERRLLRIQQEVREGRIKLVDGIHIPIELGLDNEIGFPHPGTIDFADNQIDANTGTIRLRAVVPNPLPSVGKRKLVPGMFARVRVPLGEPRNAVLIAEQAIGSDQGQKFVYVVDAAKKVQYRRVRVGRSERGLVVVEEGLKAGEPIIVAGVQRVRPGSAVDTNMVEMQTFAIDAPTSPSGKSEAAVPTPPAPTPTSTATPAAAPVSTPTATPSAQK from the coding sequence GTGCCTTGCCGTTTCGTGCGGTGTTTTCTCATCGCTTCGGCAGCTCTTCTCGGCTGCACAGGCTTTCTCGGTTGCAATAAGCCCCCCGGCGCCGCTCCGTCGGGTCCTACGGCGACGCTCGTCACGGCCGCCCTCCCTTTGCAGCGCGAGGTGCAGGACTACGAAGACTACACGGGCCGCGTCGCCGCGCAGTACTCCGTCGACCTGCGAGCGCGCGTGACGGGCTACTTGGATAAGATTGAGTTTCAAGACGGCACCGAAGTGAAAGCCGGCGCTTTGTTGTTCGTGATCGACCGGAGACCGTTCAAGGCGGCCAACGACAGCGCCGTAGCGCTCGTCGCCGTGAAGAAAGCGGCGTCCGCATTTCGCGATGCCGAATTCAAGCGCAATCAAGAACTGATCAAGAAGAGCGCGGTAAGCCAATCGGAATTCGATCAATCGGCCGCGGCCTTCGAAGAAGCCAAGGCGATGGTCTCTTCGTCGGAAGCCGAGTCCGAAATCACGAAGTTGAACCTCAACTTCACGGAAATCCACGCTCCGATCGCCGGCGTCGTCAGCAATCGGAAGCTCGACATCGGCAACCTCGTCGTCGCCGATCAAACGTTGCTTACGTCGATCGTCTCGGTCGATCCGGTGTATGTGAACTTCGACGTCGACGAGCGCCGCCTGCTCCGAATTCAACAAGAGGTTCGCGAAGGGCGCATTAAGCTGGTCGACGGCATTCACATTCCGATCGAGCTCGGGCTCGACAACGAAATCGGCTTCCCGCATCCGGGCACGATCGACTTCGCCGACAATCAAATCGATGCGAACACCGGCACGATTCGGCTGCGGGCCGTCGTGCCGAACCCTTTGCCGTCCGTCGGGAAGCGGAAGCTCGTGCCCGGCATGTTCGCGCGAGTTCGCGTTCCCCTTGGCGAGCCGCGGAACGCCGTGCTGATCGCCGAACAAGCGATCGGGAGCGATCAAGGGCAGAAGTTCGTCTACGTGGTCGATGCGGCCAAGAAGGTGCAGTATCGTCGGGTACGGGTCGGGCGCAGCGAGCGGGGACTCGTCGTCGTCGAGGAAGGGTTGAAGGCCGGCGAACCGATCATCGTCGCCGGAGTGCAGCGCGTCCGGCCGGGCTCGGCCGTCGACACGAACATGGTCGAGATGCAGACGTTTGCGATAGACGCGCCGACCTCGCCGTCGGGCAAGAGCGAAGCCGCCGTGCCGACTCCGCCAGCGCCGACGCCGACTTCGACCGCGACTCCCGCAGCCGCGCCGGTCTCGACCCCCACGGCCACGCCCTCCGCGCAGAAATAG